In Zingiber officinale cultivar Zhangliang chromosome 9B, Zo_v1.1, whole genome shotgun sequence, the genomic window GCATCTGATGTGACGGGACAGCCGAGGAATACCGCATAGCCACAGGTACTGCTGGGTACTGCTGACTCTGAATATGGTATACCTGTGCCTGAGAAGGTGGTATACTCTGCTGATGTGGAGTGCTCTGCGTCTTCTGCGGTCCCTTCGGCCGTTGAGTCTGAGTATTATGACTTCCTTGAGCAGTAACCTTGGCAGCCTATAGCTGAGCCTTCAGAGTACAATCGCGGCTCACATGCCCCGGAAGCTTGCAGTAGTAACATATATCTTGGCTCAATGGGCAGTCAGGTTTAGCGTGACCCTCAACACCACATCTAAAACATCTAAGTCCACCAGAGGAATCCTTCTGAGGAGGTCCAGAAGAACCAGCGGATGATCGTCCCATCTTCGATGATTGATAGGACTCTCCTGAAGTAGACTGGGATCCCTGCCATTTCTTCCGTTTCTTCTGACCTTGGTTCCGTTGTTTCTGATTTGGAGTCGTACCCTGAGCCTTTTGCTTATCCTTTCCTTTTTCCAGTGAAATTTGTTGTTGTGTCATCTCAATCATCAAAGCTCTATCCAACGCCTCCCGGTACGTACTAGGAGCGAAGCCAGACATCCTGATACGGATATATACTGCAAGACCCTGAGTGAACTAATCTAACCGATCGCTCTCCTGGGCAACTAGATGAGGGCAATACTCAGCCAATCGGTTAAATTTCGCATCATACTCCATCACAGACCGATCACCCTGCTTCAGATGTAAGAATTCCTGTCGAcgcgccatacgataaggagctgggAAATACTGTCTCTCGAATGCATCTCGGAATAAAGTCCAGGTGATACTCTGGTCTCCAAAAAATGTCTTCTGCATCTTCCACCATGTAACAGCCTGATCTCGAAGGTGGTACGCAGCTAATTCGGCTTTTTCTTCTTCAGTACGCGACAAATACTCGAAAGTATCCTCCACATTTCCCAACCAAGAACAAGCAATACTAGGATCAGGAACTCCATGGAATAAAGTAAAACGATCCTTTACCGACCGGGCCAGTAATGGAATCCGAGCTCTGTCCCTTGTCCAAGAAGTGGCAGCAGGAGTGGGAGCTATGGGTGGTAATGTAGGAGGAACCCACTGAGGCTGAAAACCCGGATCTCTAATAGAAGCCTAAGGAGTCTGTCGGCTACTGTCAACCTCAACCCCTACAGGATCTCTAACAGAATCCGCCTCGTGCTCCTCTGGCTCAACCTCTACTGACTCGATAGGCTGCTTCCGGGGTCACTCCGGACCACGACGCGGACGAGGGGTCGTATCTCCGCGCTTCATTCCTGATATGTACCACAAGGTAAGACTACAACAATATAATACAACAGTAACTTAACTTacatcctatagcttggagatatccTGCCGCTGCCTGATCCCAATATCCGAACAGTCACATCGGAAAAATACAACTCCCGAGTGTAAACTTCGTAATCCTCGTAAAACTCGTaaatctcgcaatcctcggaaatCCAAGACCCGAGAAATAGACATCGTAACctcaaaatccaaaacacaaattAACGAAAACCTctaaaaatccaaaacacgaaaaaaaataggcctcataaacccgctctgataccactaaattgtcacgcccccagaggagaccgtaccgaaaaatttcggcagcatctcccctgtaccggtgacaatctgaagcatccatacaagaaaaatacgtcagccacatgcggctggaatatttatgcaaaaaaaaagaacacaaccacgcagttaatattcaCAGCCTACACGGCCTGACAAAAGAAATGAAACCAATCATGCAACTAATACGTAGCCCACACGGCCATatcaaaacacaacggaaagGCGAAGAGGAAACCCACAAATACAAAAGTCCACGAAACATATCACAGATACAAGTCCACAATACACGTATCAAAAACATAGTTCGCTCCCACAACTCCAAATCCAACAAATACGAAATGTAGGAAAAGAGAGACAAAACCGACAAAGGTCCTCGGATATGACGTGGGAAAGGGGACCGGCCAACAGCATACTCCAAGCATCTCCATATCATCTACCTACTGCCTGAAACCAACATAATATAGACGGGGTAGTGAGTACAGGGAACTCAGCGGGTACAGACAGGATAAAGCATGGTCTACATAATGAGATAGGAATCAAAGAATACAGTCTCCATAAGTAAATAATAAGAATATGCTATCATAATCTAACTCATCTATCCATATCTGATAAAGTAACCGTGaatgaacatacctgacataataaatgcataTAACGTAAATGTACATACCCGAAAGAACCAATACCCTGATACCATGATCCGTAAACCCACCGAGTCGACAACATACtcctgacacctgtgcaatacatatacgactgcaaatatatgtagagtaaatgacatgtatgcagcatgacatcCATATGCAGCATACATAGCTTAGACAAATGCAACaatacacaatcacatgcaactaatatctaGTAAGCATGTATGCAAAAATACCCCCaccgatgcaccgtgcatcatatgcaaaagtgcatgcatgctccatggtcacccccaacacctctctagacaccatgacccctatatggccgagaggcttgggtctgtgacgactgtactaccctccagtccacaatagagtggtcgaggcggacagtccccTAGTAGCTAtttaactacatagcatcagggtccctgactgctcacaacgccggatctcactaaacctcgtgaccgggtggcacaacaggacaagtggcaactgctccagctaccactacccatgagtggccgaaggtgcgtgctaaaccaaaccaactgatgactctctcaaccacaagggagacaacggtcatcagatgcaatgaatgatgaacatgatatatatatatttatataatcatcatccatgccacAACCTCAAACCTCATAAACACCTCCAAGAACCATAACAGATGTAACTACACATACCACTATGCAAATGGAATGTTAATCATGTACAACCCATAACACGTACCAATCACAACCTAGACAGGTATAGACCACAAATATCCAATACAGTCATCCCTACAACACTCTACATGTGTATAAACAATAGAGTCACAGATAACAAGAATAGAGACTGTAAAGAATCAACCCAGATCATATCAAAGATCAAGCAAAAGTGACAAGCAGGAAAACAAAAAATAATCTGATTTAAGGAATGCAACCTACTTATCCAAATATAACCATGCTTTTAAAGTTCACAGAACTAAATAGAaattaaggaagaaatacccgcctcgatatATCCCGCAATCAACAGAACCACCCTACGTCACGCTGCTCCTATagatcaaggtcctgtgtcacacATACAATCCATGTAATATGTAACTAAATATGCGTACACTACAAGTAGGTGAATTACCTACAAATAAATAGCCAACTAAGAAGTAATAGCTAGCTATGATTACTACCCTTTTGCCATTAGTAAAGCTAGATTAAACTTTTAACCTAGCTGAACCCATCCAAAAACTAAATTCCTATTAGATCCTTAAATAATTCCAATCTTCCATTATCACCTAACCCAAAGTAAACCTAAACATCGTGGAGATCTCATTTCAGATTTAGGTTAATCCACATTTGCAAACCCCTGATTAAGCCAAAATCTCAGCTCACTGTTAACTACTCAATAGTTTTGACCAACACAACCCACAGAAGCAATTAGACAGAACATTGTCTGCCAATTTCTTCTAAACAAAGTTCTAGATCCAATTAACTCACAGAAATTCCAATGAAACCGTACACCaagactgttagagtgtatactaaaagcctagcttttggtataaacatttatctagaaataagaatcacattggtcaaatgtctacatttatgacaaatgtagttgttcaattaatttatattgtagataacatggtgtgtcgtatcacacacagaggatcatgttatcagtaccttataaattataaacagtaactcacgaccataatggaaaggaacaaaccattggaaggtcgtagtgtaattaggtattagtttatcttaactatataattacactagtacacttagagtgtattgagttggaacattagaggtcgtttcttttatactgactttataaagaaacaaagacctcagttattatggaagtgtgtgctcttaatcctaatataataacaagcacatatatttgatatttatttctttaatttatcaatgggtgagatttagttcgatgaatcaataagcccgataagttgggaaatgatatcacttatagtgtgtattgttgattatagaaggaaactgtgtcctagtgatcttggttgagaatgtcctcaagaggagctcataaggattgtcatgttaaaccctgcaggtggacttagtccgacatgacgataaggttgagtggtactactcttggactaagatattaattaaatgagttgtcagtaactcgcttaattagtggacatttgacatcttaaacacagggagactaacacactcataataagaaggagcccaaaatgtaatttgggattggtgcggtagttcaataatagttctttagtggaatgaattattattgatggaattaagttgtgtgttcggggcaaacacgggaagcttaatttcatcgggagaccaaaaccaattcctcctctcggtccctatcgtagcctcttgtatatagagatttatacccaccacatacccaccttcttacccaaccaataggggccggccaagcctaaaggttggccttaaggtggccggccaatagcttggagcccaagtttaggtggtcggccacatcatattaaaaaggattttttattaaaattatttcttatgtggatatcatagttttaaaagagagtttaaaaattaaatatttccttttaaagctttctacaaaagattaagaaaagatttgaaatctttccttatttgtagattgaaaggagattttatttttaagaaaaactttcctttttgaccatgataataatttaaaagagaagtttaaaaattaaatattctcttttattagtttctacaaaagattaagaaaagatttgatatctttccttatttgtagattgaaaagatattttaatttttagagataactttccttttggaaattatccacatgtttagaagaagaattttaatttataaaatttcctttttattaaccaatcatgaagggataaaaattattggagaaatttttataaatttctagaaacaaattaggaagttttaattcttgtgtgaattaaattttccttgttttggggaattagaagtggtcggccattattattaaaagaagaaaattattttttaattaaaataatttttctttttatgacaaaagaattaaggaattttttattaaaatttccttatttgtcaagaccaaggattataaaagagggggtagaggtgccttcacgggtgatcaactctattattcttctcctctgttttcctccttggtggccggccctagcttcttcctcttctcttcttcttatggccggcggcaacctctcttggagcacttgatggtggccggttctagctaggagaagaaggagagaaaggtggttttgtttcttgcatcccttggagcttggtggtggtggccgaacctctacttctcttggagaattgtggtggccgaaacttgcaaggaagaagaaggtgcttggtggttctcatctcggaagatcgttgcccacacaacgcccgagattagaagaggaatacggtagaagatcaagaggtctttttagaaggtataactagtaatttttcctttccgcatcatgctagttatttatggaaataataccaaatacaagaggcttacgattctagtatttcgaatatgtttttcgaagttgtgttcttttatttttcttttccttgtgatttgattgttcttttttgttgacctaaagttattttaggaaattaaatattagctttccataaaaggttttgtctagtcggtggtggttgttcccatatccaagaaggccatgtgcctcgccacgtcagtactgtgaaccaattatggaaattaatatttaatggaattaataacttaggtgatttggatcaaacgtgttaagttccgcaggagatccaagtctaaaccttaaagaacaaatagattaagttttggatcaaacgtgttaagttccgcaggcgatccaaaatttaatttaaaagagcacatggtagctaggaaaaggttcagacctttgtacaaaatttttatacagtggaacctctaggttttccgagtagcaaccaacaattggtatcagagctagggtattgcctctgtgtatttggtattagtttaattatgcacatgtcatacataatttaggcagattaatagtaggatgtgctaactttgtggatgcaggatccaactattatggcttatagttattatgtgtgtgattggacccttggacatgtcaagggcattttattgtgtgtgcatgattgtattataaaatacagcaggagctgtatttagttttattaggattttattttttgatctagatacatgtacattccttcgaggaatataggatcgaaaaatgtaaaattctatttatgtcgcggatcgagtattgcaaggcgtggaaccttttaaggaccagaggcgcagcagaacaaggagcaagatggatgcgacaactagacccggtggcagtggccaaagatggcagcagctagggttggtgacacatggaggacagcaatagataaaagccataatagttgaaaattagtttttctatttattgctttttatactgtgttgtgtgtgcttgttagtatgcatatttagtaggctagcatagttaaaattcctcatttataaataactaagcgggagagagatttttaagtaaatcccatggtctccattactggtttgtaagtgatgcaaacaagcttgcgcgttggctctgagtgccttcctccataacggatgagcttgtttgtggatcactagaacagacttccatttttggatgactataggaagttaattaagagcgtgtgatcttccccaatggaaggggcataatcttattaatggacttagtgtcaagtaatggtatacacttagacacatttaatagtatcctccccaacggagtcactactatcacttgtgtgaccaaaaggaaatcaactattgatttgtcataaaactagattggcaatataataaaattaataaacccctcttacaaatgtttgaatttgtatacgtccacactaacgtggcatacaagattcatggtgtttgaggtaattttatttgtcaaaaagttatattgacaagatagtcaatgggtaaaaccctcctcttacaaatgatgaatttgtatacgtccacactaacgtggcatgcaaaattcacggtgtctgaggtgttggtaaatttaaataatattgtttgaggaatcaatgttattttaaattcaaagagttttgaccaaatatttgatcaaagacagatcaactattaattttattcgttataaagtaaagttgacgagataataaaattaatgaataaaatctcctcttcaattttgtatacacaaaattcatggagattttaaggagttgatcttgaccaaatatttttgagattcttaggatgtttctcaatccctagtagtcatactatagaaaagacttagtagtcccaattgtaatgattggaaataggacttggacattaaggtagactgtcttcttagaactaagaacaatttaggtgtatttaattcattagttgaaacatgcctagtggtgttatctaccagaacctggagtgtagatacaagatgccattaatcatgtctgcaattcattgcagggttccaggaaacccgacaactaaatgaaaggtaaatcaccgtccacatgggcactactgtaaaagtggtaactgttgcagtgggagatgtttatcctttgataagaataaaatatggattttaagtaattgtctttacgtaccaagtttagaaagaacctgatttcagtttctaaactattatagatattatgtctattttgataacaaagttgttatcaagaaaaataggaaagttatctattctggtatgatggttgacaatttataatccaataaactcccacaatgcaacaaatgaaattagtaacacatcttctaattttaagagaaagcaaccttcggaaatgaaccaattatatctttggcacctaaagctaggttatacttaagtaggattcattggtagctgatgaacttttgggttcattggtagtggaaatctttccaacctgcgagtcttacttggaaggaaaataaccaagaagcttttaagtccaaggggtatggagtcaaagatatgttgaaatcggttcattctgatttgtgtgatcctatgactatccaaacaagaggtagtattgaatatttcgtctattttatagacaactattcaagatacaaataaatttacttaatgtaccgcaagactaagtactttgattagttcaaagagtacaaggctgatgcggagaaatgttaaagtaaatgtcactatggtaagatcgtagtggcaagtacctcttgggagaatttaggagtcacttatcaaaagtagggattcaatcccaactaactgcacctggtacaccccaatagaatggtgtagtagaaagaaggtaaaggactcttatgaaataattagatagatgatgagttattcagaaaattaccaaatttgttttaaggataaactctgaaaacgaaagtgaacatagtaccttccaagttagaactttctactcatatagaattgctgaataggtgaaaacctattttgaagcatattcggatttgggtaatccagcacatatgttaaaaagagacaatgataagttggataggagttcacttgtttgtaagttatcctagataaacaaaagtaggtttatagtcttaaaaatcagaaggtcattgttagcatcaatgactgattttttagaaaaggactatataatgaaccacgtgctcataagtaaatttgttcttaaggaaataataaaggacatgtctaacctagtaccaactgtacaagatgagataccacaagaaaactgcaacacgtatcacaaattgatacacaattacagaaagtgtcttgttgtagtgggagggttgttatgcaacctaaataggttcatgttttgggagagtttttggactcgatccctggaggacatgaacctgatctccggtcatatgatgaagcactccaagataaagatgcagcatcttggcaaagagtaatgaataaaagaattagaatatatgtattctaataaaatctggaagcttgtagaatcaccaaatggtgtaaaagccgttgggtgtaaaaaggtctacaataggaaaagagggatagacaggaaggtagtaactttcaaagcaaggcttgatgaaaaaggaaactttttcactggtagtcatgcttaagtctatccggattcttttatctatttggcaagaggatgtcaagacagcattccttaatggaagtcttgaagaaagcatccatataaagcagccagaagggttcattgcaaagggctaaaagcatcttgtgtgcaagctcaatcagtctatggactgaggcaaaacttcaaggtcttggaacatctggtttatcaaagtaatccagatctatggatttagtaaccggataagtcttgtatacaaaaggtgtgatggaagcgtggtggtatttcttgtactatacgtagataacatttttagtagttggaaacaatatcaaaatgttgtcagaagtaagggtatggttgtccaaacaattcgatataaaagacttgggagaatgtatatattcttgagatcaaagtaataagggatcgcaagaaaaaaaaaatatatatatattttac contains:
- the LOC122023038 gene encoding uncharacterized protein LOC122023038 produces the protein MVSGYWFFRSYLVVHIRNEARRYDPSSASWSGVTPEAAYRPQWVPPTLPPIAPTPAATSWTRDRARIPLLARSVKDRFTLFHGVPDPSIACSWLGNVEDTFEYLSRTEEEKAELAAYHLRDQAVTWWKMQKTFFGDQSITWTLFRDAFERQYFPAPYRMARRQEFLHLKQGDRSVMEYDAKFNRLAEYCPHLVAQESDRMSGFAPSTYREALDRALMIEMTQQQISLEKGKDKQKAQGTTPNQKQRNQGQKKRKKWQGSQSTSGESYQSSKMGRSSAGSSGPPQKDSSGGLRCFRCGVEGHAKPDCPLSQDICYYCKLPGHVSRDCTLKAQL